taactttgtgctgggaagggctctcaacaagggaagtgtccgagtGTCTTTGGGCCCAAGAACATGtcaaatggaccgctcaagattggcatcatgttctcttcaccaatgtcctgccatcaaccagacaaccgtcagagacatgtttggaggcaacccggtcaggctgaacgccttagacacactgtccagcgaatgcagcaaggtggaggttccctgctgttttggggtggcattatgtggggccgacgtatgccgctggtggtcatggaaggcgctctaATGGATGATTGATACGTGAATAccgtcctccgaccgacagtgcaacaatattggcagcatattggtgaggcattcgtcttcatggacgataattcacgctccaatcatgcacatcttgtgaatgactttcttcaggataatgacatcgctcgacaagagtggccagcatgttctccagacatgaactctatcaaacatccctgggatatattgaaaagccagctgctgtggccgagtggttctaggcgcttcagtctggaattgcgctgctgctgcagtgacaggttcgaatcctgccttgggcatggatgtgtgtgatgtccttcggttagttaggtttatgtggttctcagtctaggggactgatgacctcagatgttaagtcccatagtgcttggagccatttgaaccatttagattgaaaagggctgtttatggccgatgtgacccaccaaccactctgagggatctacaccaaattgCCATTGAGAAgtggtcaatctggaccaacagtaccttgatgaactttaggatggtatgccacaacgaatacaggcttgcatcaatgtaagaggatgtgctactgggtattagaggtacagcaatctggaggtctccctgtatggtggtacaacatgcaatgtgtgggtttcatgaccaataaaaagggctgaaacaATGTTTGTGCTGATCTCcagtccaattttctgtacaagttctggaactctcggaaccgagatgatgcaaaactttttttttatgtgtatagatACTGACACTAATTTAcctcctgctggagacctgtcccCTCGAGTCTTCCCTAGTACCGGTTCCCCACCATAACCACTTCCACCTTTATAGTAAAATGTCAACTTCAGATACCGTATATTCATTATCTTAACAGTATATGGCTACCTCCTATCCTCTTCCTCTCCTGCTTTCAGGATCCAATCCACTGGAACCTGGATCACTCATGAAATGAGGTTTCTTTATGGCTCACTGTTGCAGATAAACAAAAGCTATGCAGAGCTAAATCAGAGTCACCACAGCATTAGGAGTTGTGACACTCAAGGTCACAGCTGCTAGTTGTCTACCATCCCATTTCTGCTCCACGTGCTGCATTAACAGTGTGATCTGTCTCCCCTGTGTAGCTATCGTCTGACTTATTGAATGGACTAGTCTTCGTTCCTAGGTATCATTCAAGAAGCTAACATTTTGCTTAGGCAACATCTCCAAGGCATCATCTGGCCAATGCAGCTTAAGTTCTGTTATATTTAACTGAAGAACTCCCATTACTGCAGTCGGTAAATGAAAAGTTGGCCCCATAATATCACACATAGTTCCGTTTATCAACAACCTATTACCTCTTAATTCTAAGTGTCTGGCCCCCATGAGCTTCCCTTGCTCAGAGCAGTTCTCAACCACTATTGTTTTATTGTACACTGAATACACCTCAAGTAGTCCTGCTTGCCCGAAGTAGAGTTTTATTTCCATCACCTCCTTTCAGCGTGGACAGCCCTCTGCCTTTCCAGTGGACCACTGCATGGTGCAAGTACTTCCACCTGAATCTTGCGAGGAGTGATCATTTTAGCTGATCAAGTCCATCTCatatacagtgtttgttccccagttgtgatgctgtgttccaagatgaaagGGCTTTTGTTAACACAGCTCGCATGGTcaaggattggttttgtgagcacgagaataaaTAGTCGCATCTCCACTCGAACAGAAAGTACATCTTTTTGGATAGCTCAATTGGAAAGAACACTGACCATGACAGGCAAGTCTTTcccagtctgacacacagttttaatctatcattgTGTTTCAAAGCAGACATTTGTCCGCTACAGGATGAAAAATTAATTGATTGCTGTGTGTTGCAACAGAAGTCTCTGATGAAACTCCAGGCTTTTTACTCCTCATTATTTtgtttcacatttaagtgtttcccTCTGTTATCGTTTGACTCCATTGTCTATTCATAAGCCAATGAAATGAAGCAGCAGCCAGCATGTTAAGTACTAACAGAAGCCTTGTTGAGTGTCACAGTTATCACTGTTTACAGCCTGCTGCGCTTGAGGAATGAGGGGGTGCTGGATCATCTGCTGTGGAACTTGTGGAAAGTGGGCAGCACACAGCACCACCAGCAGCAGTCCACGCCTATGGTAGCTGCGAGGCAAGTCGCCCCAGCACTTGTGGTCCTGGTAGCTGCTGGAGTGATAGCCCTATGCCTGCTGTTGCTGGAGAATGCCTGCTGTAGGAGGGGTGCAGAAGTAGTCTGTGCCACAGGTGGATGCAAAGCTAGTGACTCCAGTTATAGCAGTCACTGTTCTCTCCACCCCATGCCTCCTGCTGCTGTGTACTAATAGAATACAATTAccttcatgttaattttttcagtATGTATTTTACAACTCGTTCAAGGCATAAAAATAGTTGTACATCCATTCTCCCTCTTTTATGTGCACACTCAGTAACATTCAGGTGTGTCTCTGAAACAGGGTACGCAATTGAGAGATTAGTTTTCTGATGGGCAAGCAGATTTCATATCATCTTCTTTGACATTACTGTTCCATCAGGCTGCACGTGTCCATCTAATACAGTGTTTCTCAACTTTTCTGATATCAACAACCCTAAGCGCAAGCAAATACCCttacaggaaaaaaatcacaacaccaaaaaaaattaatgtagaataataaaatttcaggaatacattgttCTAGCTAATATATTTcagttattaacattgcaagatcacaggttaatgtaattgtgagataagccattccaaatgtgtaatgctgctacattaataagcagtgtaactgccagaatgttgaatgcaagcatgcaaatgtgtgtgcattgtgttgtgcagctgccagatgttagtttgtgggatggagtagcTTACCTGTTGCATTTGATCAGTCCATACAGAAATGGTTAATGCTGCTtgaggatgacactggagttgtcatacagtgatgtcccatatgtgcttgattggagacagatctggtgatcaaacaggtcaagacaacatgttgacactctgtagagcacgttgggatAAAACAGCAGTATGCAGATGAGTGTTattctattggaaaacaccccctggaatgatgttcatgaatggcagcacaacaagttgaATTATCAGAATGacatacaaatctgcagtcaggatgcttgagataaccaagagagtgctcccaGTATCATTCGAAATCATACTCCAGACCATagctccaatgtgtctagcacacagacaagttggttgcaggcactcACCTGGCCTCATAAACATCATACAGCTtcaatcagctttcatcagaaaacataacagacctccaacctgtcctctaatgagctctcacttgatacCACTGAAGCCACAAGTCGTTGCAGTTTGGGATCAATGGAATGCATGATACAGAGCATCTGCTTGGACTGTCcacgaagtaactgatttgtaaaagTTCGATGTGTCGCTGTGGTGCTCACTACTGTTCAGATTGCTGTTGGAGAAGCAGTACAATGCAATGGGGCCATATGCCTAACACAATGGTCTTCCTTCTTGGTAGTGCTACAAGGCCATCTGGGTCCCGGCCTTCTTGCGACCATACCTTCTCGTTACTATTGCTGCCAGCAATGATGTACAGAAGCTACATTCCTGCTAAATCTTTCttcaatattgcagaaagaacatccagcttctcatagccataTTACATGACTTGTTCatgtagccctattatacgaccttgttcaaactcagtgaggtgttgataatggcctcttAATAGCCTTAGAGGCACTCTTGACCAGCATCAACTCATCATGTCAAATCTCAAAAATAACTTATGCTCATGATTTTTAGAATGTGTAGTGGCACAAAATTTGACTACACACCATATATCAGATGTGAAAACATGCCtctcaactttcgtttatgtcacacaactccttcttggtggtgCAGTTTTTGTTCCTTGGTGTATCAGCTAATGCTCCAAGACCCTGCACCATCATCAACATTAGCACCTGcaatttagaatgaaaattaattttctttgaacacGTTTGGTTTGCAAATAACTAAAGATAAacaatatttagtttttgtaggtgttttgttAAACCACATACTAATCAGTGAGAGATTTGGTTTTGCTTATttctaataatatttttttatagaaCAACAATGCAATTCTCAGTAACCCCAAatgctacctacaactcctcctcagaaaaaAAGCTAACTATCCATACTGAAGTAGACACTCATTACAAAACATgattcctctgcaccactcctctccctagcaACACTTACTTCTTCCATACATTGCAACCTCATTTAAAATACACCAAGTAACAATGTATGATCTTTATTTTCTAATCACTGGATTGCTGGTTTCCCCACTTCTGAATTGGCAGAAATTGGTAGACATTGGACAGCCAGTGATCTGCATATGATaattgccactaataataataatatgtaggcCCTAAAGCAATGTAGTAAGTGGACTATCAGAGCGGTGGCTCATGGGAGCAAACACAAATCCAAAATGCCTTAATGGTCACTCCCATAAGCTGCCGCGacaagtgtcaacttagtttgtgtAAATAATATTCTGTTGTGCTCCAATTAGTTCGTTTCTCTGTtgcaaagtgaataatgaagcaattaccGGTCCATTGTGGGAACTGCCTGTAActtggagaaggcattttcatgataTATTTAAGAATATGTGATGTGTATGGCGTATGTCTTAATTTTACTGTTGTATATACATGGTACAAAGTACAAAATATATGTTGGTGGGCAGACTGTGTGAGGAAGATGACATAATATATGGTATTCTTTTTGGAAGCTGTAACCTTGACTACATTGTGTCACGCATTAATCCTAATATTtaaaaatgattaatggaaaatctcatataagatgtgaaacaaatactaacaaagagtttatgtgtatctatcggctgtactgagctgaggtaagtactggccagcccctctatctctttgttagtactaatatttaaaaaaacaaatgtgGTTCTTTGTAGCTTATGTAATAAATATTAGTCTTATGACAGAGTGTTAAAAGTTATAATTCATGACCAAAACACACTCAAACACTTTCCTTTATACCCATTAGAAAATTTCTTTTTGCCCCTCAGGGGTAATTATTTCCGGTTTCCAAACCTCTGGTTTAATAAGTGCTTTAGTAGCAATTTCAACAAATGAAATGCATCACAGAATAGCCACACTTTTCTGTTGTGGTCAGAAGGGGTCAAAAATACATTTAACCCATGGATACAAACAAGCAATGTTTGTTTCCTCAAATATGAGGACAGACACCATTTCATAGGATTTAAGCAATGCCATTTTAGTAATagattttattttgtaacatctttTGAAGTCACCAGTGTAGTCTCCAGTTGCATTGCCAACATTTGAAATGTTGAATGCCTAAACAAATAACTGTGCACTTTAGGGCAAAATTCCCTGTTTTGTTTTTTATCATCATGATTGACACTGGTTGTGTATCCTGCTACGTAAACTGATTCGTTCTCCATGTGTGTTTCCTGAATGGCAGCAACGTCAATGTCATTATTGTTTAGAACCTTTTGCAGGACATCACTCTTTGCCCTGCTTATTCCTTCTATATTCAGCTGGCAAATCCTGAGGAAAGGTCCAAGTTTTCTTGTCAGCTGACCATGAGAATGACCAATGAGTTTCATCTGTGCCATTTTGATTAGGATGTGCTATTATAAACAGCCAGGAGATCaatatgattccagaatgagatattttcactctgcagtggagtgtgcactgatatgaaacttcctggcagattaaaactgtgtgcccgaccgagactcgaactcaggacctttggaacgtaggagatactggcagaagtgaagctgtgaggaccgggtgtgagtcatgcttcggtagctcagttggtagagcacttgcccgtgaaaggcaaaggtcctgagttcgagtctcggtcgggcacacagttttaatctgccaggaagtttcagcaatatGATTGTCTGGCTGCCAGGTAGCACTAGTTCATTTAGTTCATATCTATAATTAGATGCTATCCAGGGTGCACATGTAGTATTCTATTACAGATCGAACTAGCCTTACACCCCTGAGCATTGTCAGGCCCTCCCCTGCATCACCGAGACCACCCAGATATGAACTACCATGTAAAATATGGTCATTCCTTAACAGAATACGCACAAATCACAGAAGATATGCAGATACTCTTTAAAGATGGGGAAAAACACCAACTCCCAAATGTGACTGTGGAGCTAACAGACAGGCCATCCACCACATTGTCCAAGAGTGCAACAAAAGAGCATACATTGGCAAGTTCATGGATTTTCTGATGGTAACAGACACCACAAAAGACTTTATACATAATCTTGATGTtagtatttaattgtattgaccATATATAATCTTGGTGTTTGTATTTAATTGTATTTCCCTCtatctgtatgttttatacttCTTATATAGcacattttattgtgtttttatgtaTATCTTTCTTTAAACATTTGTATGAGGTATAAAATGATGTGTATTGCcaaatgctaaataaataaaataaataactgatttttttagttttgtgatttACGGGAATGTTTTTGTTTTATCTTGATGATTTTGCTACCGATAAGTAGCTCACTTGGGCATTTATATAACTGCTGCCATCTCAGATTCATTTGTCATCAAAAGAAGAAAAACGACATATGAAATTGATGAAAGAAATCAAACTACACCCTTAGGATGGCGTTACTGCAGGGATAGGACTGATAGCATTGTAAAAATTTGTGTATGTTCATGAGATGATCCGGAAGAGCAAATAAACAGTGAATTAATGAAAGCTTCTCTGACGCACCGATAATATTTCATGAAAGTATTTAATATTCTCAATGTAGTTTTGTTAGATCCACATTGGCATGCAGCAACACAGGGTTCAATACGTATGCCTGTTAAAAATGTAGGTATGCCATAAAATGGGGTGAATAGAAACAAAtttgaactttagattaaaaattTATCTATGGTTTGTTAagttaaaacaagaaaataatacccAAAACACAGGTCTGTATTGCGTCTGTCAGCTTATGatagtattattaaattattttatttcataaaattttcaaaaatgtaaacATGGTGTTTTTAATCATCCCACAGATAGGGGAGAATAGAAAGTGTTTTAAAACCATCGTTGTTTCTTTTAAAAGCAAAGAGATTTGGGTAGAAACTATGAAATATTTGTATTAGGAAACAAACagataaacatttatttcacaataaaatgtcttgttaatgtaaaaaaaagtaatgaatataatagaaagaaacattccacatgggaaaaatatatatagaacaaagatgctgtgacttaccaaacgggaaagcgctggtagatagacacaataaaaaacacacaaacacacacacacaaatttcaagctttcgcaaaccaaggttgcttcatcaggaaagagggaaggagagggaaagacgaaaggatgtgggttttaagggagagggtaaggagtcattccacacacacacacacacacacacacacacacacacacacacacacacacacacacacacacacacattcttcttccacacatatacagacacagacagtcatatgtaaaggcaaagaggttgggcagagatgtcagtcgaggtggaagtacagaggcaaagatgttgttgaatgacaagtgatgtacgaggggcggcaacttgaaattagcggaggttgaggcctggtgggtagtgggaagagagaatatattgaagggcaagttcccatctccggagttctgataggttggtgtcagtgggaagtatccagataacccggatggtgtaacactgtgccaagatgtgctggccgtgcaccaaggcatgtttagccccagggtgatcctcattaccaacaaacactgtctgcctgtgtccattcatgcgaatggacagtttgttgctggtcattcccacatagaaggcttcacagtgtaggcaggtcagttggtaaatcatgtgggtgctatcacacgtggctctgcctttgatcgtgtacactttccgggttacaggactggggtAGGTTGTGGTGGAAGGGTGCAtggtgaaatatgctcactatttttatttacttaaatttggcatatttcgtgacagtaccttttccgtgaaatgtttacaagacaatatttgtcttggcttcagtcgtctagtggaagtatgattccacaatgcagtttcgtcggctgcagaaatgacctggttcaatgcgtttgcctcatttttggtgcttcaaataccatttctttgaatgtggatccttcttaaagtttatatataaaaagtaataacataattcatttttttccttttcactagcaaatatttataacggcaacctgcacattgttctaccgtcaacacacaccaagagttcactgccgactgactacagcCAAAgatgactccagcgtcaaagatattttacacaacacacaagcttccacttgtaat
The genomic region above belongs to Schistocerca serialis cubense isolate TAMUIC-IGC-003099 chromosome 6, iqSchSeri2.2, whole genome shotgun sequence and contains:
- the LOC126484564 gene encoding uncharacterized protein LOC126484564 → MVSKTRFIDSTNYMQCSVTCVYESNGMQEAFAFPKKSPYREAINYHLLRLRNEGVLDHLLWNLWKVGSTQHHQQQSTPMVAARQVAPALVVLVAAGVIALCLLLLENACCRRGAEVVCATGGCKASDSSYSSHCSLHPMPPAAVY